From Rhizobium sp. NZLR1, a single genomic window includes:
- a CDS encoding amidohydrolase family protein, translating to MKIIAIEEHVLPNDVRHAWNTVSGADDGTLGLNPGVIGERLADLGEQRLALMDETGVDVQVLSLTTPGLNNLGHHGIDLARRANDLLAEAVGANPSRFQAMAALPSADADAAALELRRSVEELGCKGAVLFGRVGDKNLDHSIFEPTFACAAELNVPLLIHPQIPQTNVRGSYYAGFGAPIDLALSTFALGWHFEAGIQFVRLILGGIFDRYPNLQVILGHWGELVLFYLERLVMLDRVSGLQRPFIDYVHGNLYLTASGMFNPAYLQQAVNAVGIDRILFSTDYPYQYRPGGDARRFVDVLELDDVSKSKFAYRNWERLTGGGSGDLSTSAFRSP from the coding sequence ATGAAGATCATCGCGATCGAAGAGCATGTCCTTCCCAATGACGTGCGGCACGCGTGGAACACTGTATCTGGCGCCGATGATGGAACGCTCGGGCTCAATCCCGGTGTGATCGGCGAACGGCTCGCGGATCTTGGAGAACAACGGCTGGCCCTGATGGACGAGACGGGCGTCGATGTTCAGGTTCTCTCCTTGACGACACCGGGACTCAACAACCTTGGTCACCACGGCATCGATCTCGCTCGTCGTGCCAACGATTTGCTGGCTGAAGCAGTCGGTGCCAACCCGTCTCGTTTTCAAGCTATGGCGGCTCTGCCATCCGCGGATGCCGACGCGGCGGCTCTGGAGTTGCGGCGATCCGTCGAGGAACTCGGCTGCAAGGGGGCCGTGCTTTTTGGGCGGGTCGGCGACAAAAATCTGGATCATTCAATTTTCGAACCGACATTCGCTTGTGCGGCCGAACTCAATGTGCCGCTCCTGATCCATCCGCAAATTCCGCAGACGAACGTGCGCGGCTCCTATTACGCGGGCTTCGGCGCCCCCATCGATCTCGCCTTGTCCACATTCGCCCTCGGATGGCATTTCGAGGCGGGTATCCAGTTCGTGCGTCTGATCTTGGGAGGCATCTTCGACCGCTATCCGAACCTTCAGGTGATCCTTGGCCACTGGGGCGAACTGGTGCTTTTCTACCTTGAGCGGTTGGTCATGCTTGATCGGGTGTCCGGGCTGCAGCGGCCATTCATCGATTATGTCCACGGCAATCTTTATCTGACGGCAAGCGGTATGTTCAACCCGGCCTATCTGCAGCAGGCGGTCAATGCCGTCGGGATTGACCGAATCCTATTCTCGACAGACTACCCCTATCAATACCGCCCCGGAGGCGATGCACGGCGTTTCGTAGACGTTCTGGAGCTCGACGATGTCAGCAAATCGAAATTCGCTTATCGGAATTGGGAGCGCTTGACCGGAGGCGGCAGCGGGGATCTTAGCACCTCCGCATTCAGGAGCCCTTGA
- a CDS encoding lipocalin-like domain-containing protein has translation METIAGTSSSQQAGIDSEVMARLAGPWHLVTIEQPDANGVMGALKVAGFLVLTPDGHMTIQVRNMESFDLDNPYSSGGYEASYGTLTLDPANSTFVYHVEGALVQALVGQDLPRSYRFVDDRLILTSTRADEEWRVVWRRSGNDSLKPPARGFQR, from the coding sequence ATGGAAACAATTGCTGGTACAAGCAGTTCTCAACAAGCCGGTATTGATTCTGAGGTCATGGCACGGCTCGCCGGACCTTGGCACCTCGTGACGATCGAGCAGCCGGATGCCAACGGGGTGATGGGGGCGCTGAAAGTGGCCGGTTTCCTCGTCCTTACTCCCGACGGGCATATGACGATCCAGGTCCGCAACATGGAGTCGTTCGACCTCGATAACCCCTATAGTAGCGGCGGCTACGAAGCGAGCTATGGAACACTCACACTCGATCCCGCCAACAGCACCTTCGTCTATCATGTCGAAGGTGCATTGGTTCAAGCCTTGGTAGGCCAGGATTTGCCGCGGTCCTATCGCTTTGTAGACGATCGGCTCATCCTCACGTCCACACGTGCTGATGAAGAATGGCGAGTCGTGTGGCGCCGCAGCGGCAATGACAGCCTGAAGCCACCAGCGAGAGGATTTCAAAGATGA
- a CDS encoding type 1 glutamine amidotransferase domain-containing protein, which produces MADNIKPILCVVTSHPIRGDSGEPTGFAMVELTHPLDVFKAAGIPVEIASIRGGHPPIDFFDLSDPVNDKFWKDKEFRADLADSKILADLDPSRYSAVFFAGGHGTMWDFADSSAVQKVIRDIWESGGIVSAVCHGPAALVNAKLSDGSYLVAGKKLAAFTDEEEAEVKYTKVVPYLLATTLKERGALHQPAPNWSENVVVDGRLVTGQNPASAHGVGKAILDHLTQKA; this is translated from the coding sequence ATGGCAGACAACATCAAGCCTATCCTTTGCGTGGTCACCAGTCACCCGATCCGCGGCGACAGCGGCGAGCCGACCGGTTTCGCGATGGTCGAACTCACCCATCCGCTCGATGTCTTCAAGGCGGCCGGCATTCCAGTCGAGATCGCCTCGATCCGCGGCGGCCATCCGCCGATCGACTTCTTCGACCTTTCCGATCCGGTCAACGACAAATTCTGGAAGGATAAGGAATTCCGCGCCGACCTGGCCGATTCCAAGATCCTTGCGGATCTCGATCCCTCGCGCTATTCGGCGGTCTTCTTCGCCGGCGGCCACGGCACGATGTGGGATTTCGCTGATAGCTCGGCCGTGCAGAAGGTGATCCGCGACATCTGGGAGAGCGGCGGCATCGTTTCCGCTGTCTGCCACGGTCCCGCCGCCCTGGTGAACGCCAAACTGTCTGACGGCAGCTATCTCGTCGCCGGCAAGAAGCTTGCCGCCTTCACCGACGAGGAGGAAGCCGAGGTCAAGTACACCAAGGTCGTGCCCTATCTGCTCGCCACCACGCTGAAGGAGCGGGGGGCGCTGCACCAGCCGGCGCCGAACTGGTCGGAGAATGTCGTGGTCGATGGGCGGCTCGTCACCGGCCAGAACCCGGCTTCCGCGCATGGCGTCGGAAAAGCCATCCTCGACCACCTCACGCAGAAAGCCTGA
- a CDS encoding NAD(P)-dependent alcohol dehydrogenase, translating to MTVMGFAARSATGPLEQFAFERRAPRPDDVVIDILFCGVCHTDLHLARNHGGFTTYPIVPGHEIIGRVREVGTGVSGFKAGDLVGVGCMVDSCQHCKPCLKGWEQDCVEGSTYTYNSADRQDGSVTYGGYSNSVVVRDKFVLSMPDGLDPAGAAPLLCAGITTWSPLHRWNVGKDSKVAVIGLGGLGHMALKLAKALGADVTLFTRSAGKEEDAFRLGADHVVLSGDPKQMKAVAGRFDVIIDTVPYDHDVNPYMPTLALEGVLVLIGYMGPLGTPVNADGVVRGRRAISGSFIGGVAETQQMLDFCGAHGIVSDVEIIPIQQINEAYERMLKSDVKYRFVIDMASLKP from the coding sequence ATGACAGTAATGGGCTTCGCTGCTCGATCGGCCACCGGCCCGCTCGAACAGTTCGCGTTCGAACGGCGCGCACCGCGTCCGGACGACGTCGTCATCGACATCCTCTTCTGCGGTGTCTGCCATACGGACCTGCACCTTGCCCGCAACCATGGCGGCTTCACGACCTATCCGATCGTCCCGGGTCACGAGATCATCGGCCGCGTGCGCGAGGTCGGGACCGGCGTTTCCGGCTTCAAGGCTGGCGACCTGGTCGGCGTCGGCTGCATGGTCGACTCCTGCCAGCACTGCAAGCCGTGCCTGAAGGGCTGGGAACAGGATTGCGTCGAAGGCTCGACCTACACCTACAATAGCGCCGACCGGCAGGACGGCAGCGTCACCTATGGCGGCTATTCCAATTCCGTCGTCGTGCGCGACAAGTTCGTCCTATCGATGCCCGACGGGCTCGATCCGGCCGGCGCGGCGCCGCTCTTGTGCGCGGGCATTACCACCTGGTCGCCGCTGCACCGCTGGAATGTCGGCAAGGATAGCAAGGTCGCCGTGATCGGCCTTGGCGGCCTCGGCCACATGGCGCTGAAGCTCGCCAAGGCGCTCGGCGCCGACGTCACGCTGTTCACGCGGTCGGCCGGCAAGGAGGAGGATGCTTTCCGCCTCGGCGCCGATCATGTTGTGCTGTCGGGCGATCCGAAGCAGATGAAGGCTGTCGCCGGGCGCTTCGACGTCATCATCGACACAGTCCCCTACGATCATGACGTCAACCCCTACATGCCGACGCTGGCGCTGGAGGGCGTTCTGGTGCTCATCGGCTACATGGGGCCGCTCGGCACACCGGTGAATGCCGACGGGGTCGTGCGGGGTCGCCGGGCAATCTCCGGATCGTTCATCGGCGGCGTGGCCGAAACCCAGCAGATGCTCGATTTCTGCGGGGCCCATGGCATCGTCTCCGACGTCGAAATCATTCCCATCCAACAGATCAACGAAGCCTATGAGCGCATGTTGAAGAGCGACGTGAAGTATCGCTTCGTCATCGACATGGCCTCGCTCAAACCCTGA
- a CDS encoding superoxide dismutase: MKLLCLDVPQPGATIEQYQPHMQDEARHAWQMYKGGIIRDIYFRQDRPGVAIIAEAESIEAAKQALAEFPLAKAGLIDWDVIPLGPFLNWETLFAPGNA, encoded by the coding sequence ATGAAACTGCTTTGCCTCGACGTCCCGCAGCCCGGCGCCACGATCGAACAGTACCAGCCGCATATGCAGGATGAAGCCCGCCACGCCTGGCAGATGTACAAGGGCGGCATCATCCGGGACATCTATTTCCGACAGGATCGCCCTGGCGTCGCCATCATTGCCGAGGCCGAGTCTATCGAGGCGGCCAAGCAGGCGCTCGCCGAATTTCCCCTCGCCAAGGCCGGGCTCATTGACTGGGACGTTATCCCGCTCGGTCCCTTCCTGAATTGGGAAACGCTGTTCGCCCCTGGAAACGCTTGA
- a CDS encoding flavodoxin family protein produces the protein MLISIVYDSGYGHTARVAEAVAEGVWEVQGAEVNIVAVAEGPVDWTALEKSDAIIFGSPTYSGMISARFKQFCEDSTKTAWFEQKWRNKIAAGFTNSGAQHGDKLNSLVSMALFAAQHGMIWVGLDIMPGNASSTGSVDDLNRHGSWLGVMTQSNNDQAAEVTPIQSDLKTATYLGRRVAETTGRFQLA, from the coding sequence ATGCTAATATCGATCGTATATGACAGCGGTTATGGCCATACCGCGCGTGTAGCGGAAGCCGTCGCTGAAGGCGTTTGGGAAGTCCAGGGGGCGGAAGTGAACATCGTCGCCGTCGCCGAAGGTCCGGTAGATTGGACGGCGCTGGAAAAGAGCGACGCGATCATCTTCGGGTCGCCGACCTACAGCGGCATGATCAGCGCAAGGTTCAAGCAGTTCTGCGAGGATTCCACGAAAACGGCGTGGTTTGAACAGAAGTGGCGCAACAAGATCGCTGCCGGCTTCACCAATTCGGGCGCGCAGCACGGTGACAAGCTCAACTCACTCGTCTCAATGGCGCTGTTTGCGGCCCAGCACGGGATGATCTGGGTTGGTCTCGACATTATGCCTGGTAACGCCAGCAGCACCGGCAGCGTGGACGATCTCAACCGTCATGGAAGCTGGCTCGGCGTCATGACCCAGTCGAACAACGATCAGGCAGCCGAGGTCACGCCTATCCAGAGCGACCTCAAGACGGCCACTTACCTGGGCCGTCGCGTGGCGGAGACCACAGGCCGGTTTCAGCTCGCATAA
- a CDS encoding LysR family transcriptional regulator — protein MRDRFDGVQIFVEAVEAGGFAKAADRLKLTRSAVGKAIARLEERLSVRLFHRTTRTQSLTEDGQQYYERCIRAIDELRAGESLLESGRREVAGRLRVSLPVLFGRYCAAPILRSYARQYPKLELELSFNDRQIDLIADGFDLAVRNGSLGNGTSLHARRLVSQRKVLCASPAYLIARGEPRSVADLAEHDLLVYWRGDHGLAWQLPDTSGALIDISVTSRLRFDDLEVIADAAIDGMGLAWLPHWLVRDRMRAGDLIELWGDRPSATMECYAVWPSTQYLPLRSRLAIDALAVELPKRFGPDTPDLHNARP, from the coding sequence ATGCGTGACAGATTCGATGGTGTGCAGATCTTCGTTGAGGCGGTCGAAGCGGGTGGCTTTGCAAAAGCGGCTGACCGGCTGAAGCTGACACGCTCCGCCGTCGGCAAGGCTATTGCGCGCCTGGAAGAGCGCCTTTCAGTTCGGCTGTTTCACAGGACGACCCGCACACAAAGCCTGACGGAGGATGGCCAGCAATATTACGAGCGTTGCATTCGTGCCATCGACGAACTGCGCGCCGGCGAGTCTCTCCTGGAATCTGGCCGGCGCGAGGTCGCCGGCAGGCTGCGCGTCTCGCTTCCGGTTCTATTCGGCCGCTACTGCGCGGCGCCGATTTTACGCAGCTATGCTCGCCAGTACCCGAAGCTTGAACTTGAACTCAGCTTCAACGACCGTCAGATCGATCTGATCGCCGACGGCTTCGATCTTGCCGTGCGCAACGGTTCCCTTGGCAACGGAACCTCGCTGCACGCCCGACGGCTGGTCAGCCAGCGCAAGGTGCTGTGCGCCTCACCTGCTTATCTCATTGCACGCGGGGAACCTCGCTCCGTTGCAGATCTCGCCGAGCATGACCTGCTTGTTTACTGGCGGGGCGATCATGGCCTCGCATGGCAACTGCCCGACACGAGCGGGGCTCTCATCGATATCTCCGTTACATCCCGGCTGCGTTTCGACGACCTTGAAGTCATCGCGGATGCCGCGATCGATGGAATGGGGCTTGCCTGGCTTCCCCACTGGTTGGTGCGGGATCGGATGCGAGCAGGGGATCTCATCGAACTGTGGGGAGACCGCCCGAGCGCCACGATGGAATGCTATGCGGTCTGGCCGAGCACCCAGTATCTGCCGCTGCGGTCACGCCTGGCGATCGATGCACTTGCTGTAGAATTGCCAAAGCGATTCGGTCCCGATACGCCGGACTTGCACAACGCACGGCCTTAG
- a CDS encoding NADP-dependent oxidoreductase, with product MRAVRFHEYGGPDVLTVDEVEIPEPGAGQVRIAVKAAGVNAIDWKLRAGYMHEHMPLTLPAGTGLEASGVVDAIGEGVTGVSVGDAVFGKGHDTMADFAILHEWTRKPDGLSFEEAAGFPISVETASRIIDEVGVKPGETLLVSGAAGGVGSAAIQLAASAGIPTIGTASGPKHGYLRSLGAVPTTYGPGLRERVAALAPDGVQGALDIVASGAIPDLVAITGDPSKVISIADFAAAEHGVRNSFDPRDAVPALERAVALFEAGHFRLPVERTFPLDQVGAAQELSAKGHVTGRLIITVA from the coding sequence ATGAGGGCTGTACGTTTTCATGAATATGGTGGCCCGGACGTTTTGACGGTCGATGAGGTCGAAATACCCGAACCGGGGGCAGGTCAAGTGCGCATCGCCGTCAAGGCCGCGGGCGTCAATGCCATCGATTGGAAGCTCCGGGCAGGCTACATGCACGAGCACATGCCGCTCACGCTCCCCGCCGGGACCGGTTTGGAAGCGTCAGGCGTGGTCGATGCCATCGGTGAGGGCGTGACCGGCGTGTCGGTCGGCGATGCCGTGTTCGGCAAGGGCCATGACACGATGGCCGATTTCGCGATCCTGCACGAATGGACGCGCAAGCCGGATGGCCTCTCGTTCGAGGAGGCGGCAGGGTTCCCGATTTCAGTCGAGACGGCGTCGCGGATCATCGACGAGGTCGGCGTAAAGCCCGGTGAGACGCTGCTGGTCAGCGGCGCCGCAGGAGGGGTTGGATCTGCGGCGATCCAGTTGGCCGCCAGCGCCGGCATCCCCACGATCGGCACGGCGAGCGGGCCGAAGCATGGTTATCTACGTTCGTTGGGCGCTGTGCCGACGACCTATGGTCCCGGCCTGCGCGAACGGGTGGCTGCGCTTGCACCTGATGGCGTGCAGGGTGCGCTCGACATCGTGGCCTCCGGTGCCATTCCGGACCTGGTGGCGATCACCGGTGACCCTTCCAAGGTCATATCGATCGCCGACTTCGCGGCCGCGGAACATGGCGTCAGAAACTCGTTCGATCCAAGGGACGCGGTGCCCGCCCTGGAACGTGCCGTAGCACTGTTTGAGGCGGGACACTTCCGCTTGCCGGTTGAACGGACATTTCCGCTCGACCAAGTCGGCGCCGCGCAGGAACTAAGCGCCAAGGGGCACGTCACGGGACGCCTTATCATCACGGTCGCTTGA
- a CDS encoding helix-turn-helix domain-containing protein, with product MAHADTALTPHHLQLARMFAERSGTTHEPPTCAVRDILDRVGDKWTMLVLIALAERARRFSDVNRAVPDISKRMLSQTLRTLERDGLVLRTVFPTNPPSVEYELTELGRTIFEPLTMLVRWVERSQEVIGMARDRYDTSP from the coding sequence ATGGCACACGCTGACACGGCGCTTACTCCGCATCATCTGCAACTCGCGCGGATGTTTGCGGAGCGTTCTGGAACGACCCACGAGCCACCCACCTGCGCGGTCAGGGATATTCTTGATCGCGTGGGAGACAAATGGACGATGCTGGTGCTGATTGCACTGGCCGAACGTGCCCGCCGATTCAGCGACGTGAACCGCGCAGTTCCCGATATCTCGAAGCGGATGTTGTCGCAGACCCTGCGGACGCTCGAGCGGGATGGGCTGGTTCTGCGCACAGTCTTCCCAACCAATCCCCCGAGTGTTGAGTATGAGCTCACGGAGCTCGGCCGCACCATCTTCGAACCGCTCACGATGCTGGTGCGCTGGGTGGAGCGGAGCCAGGAAGTGATCGGTATGGCGCGAGATCGATACGACACGTCGCCCTAA